Genomic segment of Sphingopyxis sp. QXT-31:
CCTCGGGCAATTCCATGCGCATCCGCCACAGACTTTCGATCACATGGATGATCGCCTTGTTGCTCGACGCCGCGGCGATCGTCATGTGGAACTCGCGGTCGATCGCGCTGATCTCTTCCTCGCTCTTGCTATCGTCGGCCATTGCCACGAGCAATTCGTCGAGTTTTTCGAGCGTCTCGGACGAGATGGTCGGCGCGGCGAGCGCCGCGGCCTCGGCCTCGAACAGCGAGCGTGCCTCGGTCAGTTCGAAGGCGCTGACCTTGGGCAGCACCGCATTGTCGCCGGGCAGCACCGCCTCGACATAGGCGCCCGCGCCGGTGCGGATGTGGATCCACCCCGTCGCCTGCAGCGCGATCTCGGCCTCGCGGATCGTCACGCGGCTCACCTCGAAGCGTTCTGACAGCTCGCGCTCACCCGGCAGCCTTGTCCCCGGCGGAAAGGTCCCGTCGAGAATCAGGCGCCGGATCGTGTCGGCAACATCTTCGAAAAGGCGGCGTTCGGCCATGGTCAGTCATCTCCCCGCTGTAGACATCGTCATGTCCATACAATCCGGTATGACAAGTTTGAAGCCCATGACCGAAAACGTTTTCTAGATCCGCGCGCGCATGCCGATGAAATATTTGGCGCCATAATAATGATATTGGCGGCTGCTGCCATAGACGGGCATGTAGGTCGCCTTGGGCTCGTTGAAGATGTTGAGCGCTTCGAAGCGCAGCGACACGCCTTTCATCAGGTCGAGCGAAGCGCGGAAATCGACGGTCTCGCTGGGCCCGACATAACGGAGCTGACTGTTGCCGCCGACGAAGTCCTGGAAATAGCGCGAGCGGTAATTGTAGATCGCCTGCAGCGACACCGGGCCGAGCTCGTAATAGGCCTGCGCCGACAGCACGTGCTTCGAATAGCCCGAAATATTGGCCGCGGGGATGATGCCCGGGCTGACGGTGTCGGTCTCGGGGGCGTATTGGTCGCCGAGACGGATGTCCTGCGTCTCGAAATTCGAATCGGCGTAATTGTAGCTGAGCTTGGCGCCCAACCCGTCGAGCGGCTTGGGCAGGAAGGAGAAGCGCGTCGCGGCGGTGAGTTCGAGGCCGTAGATGCGCGACTTGTCGGGGCTGTTGCGCGACTGGGTCACCGGGATCGCGACGCTCTGGCCGTCGATGGTGAAATCCTCGTCGAACACCACCGGCTGGAAGCCGCCGGTGAACTGCTTGTAATAGACCGTCGCCGAGAGGAGGCTGTCCTTGTTCGGATACCATTCGAAGGCGAGGTCGGCGTTCCACGACATCAGCGGCTTGAGGCGCGGGCTGCCGTTGGCGGTGATGTTGCGGATCGCGTCCTCGACCGAGGTGAAGCTGGTGCCGTCCTCGAGCAGGATCGTCCGCCCCGCGCCGAGCGCGCTGGGGTTCGGACGCGACATCGCGCGATAGCCCGCGGCGCGCACCAGCGTGTTCGGCGCGACCTCGAAGATCGCGTTGATGCTGGGCAGGATGCGCGTGTTGCTGCTCTTGATCGTCACCGTGTCGAAATCGCCCGAGGTTTCGAGACGGATCGTGCCGTCGGGGTTGGTGACGATGCTGAGGTCGCTGCGCAGCCCGTTAGAGGTCACGTCGGTCTTGACGACGCGCACGCCGACATTGCCGCGCACCGGCATGGCGCCGAGATCGCCGCCATATTCGGCCATGACATAACCCGCGAGCGTGCGTTCGGTGACGTCGCGATTGGCGACCGAGCGCGTGTCGGCGGGGAGGCCCGGGTCCTCGCTGCCCATATATTCGCGGAACAGGCAGTCGACGTCGAAGGTCGCCCAGCTGTTGACGCTGTTACCCTCGGCCGCCGACAGAAAATCGGTCTGCGGAAAGGCCTGGCGGCAGAGATTGTTGATCCGGCGATCCTCGGCGATCGGCGGGGTCAGGTTGAAGTCGCCGTTGCGCACGTCATAGTCGCGGTAGGTCAGATGCGACCAGCGCGCGCCCGCCGACAGCGTTTTGAGGAGACCGTCCAACTCGTAGGCGGCGTCGAACCGGCCGGCGTAGATCTCGTTGCGGCGCTTGCTCTCGTCGCGGCGGAAACGCGCAT
This window contains:
- a CDS encoding FadR/GntR family transcriptional regulator, with the translated sequence MAERRLFEDVADTIRRLILDGTFPPGTRLPGERELSERFEVSRVTIREAEIALQATGWIHIRTGAGAYVEAVLPGDNAVLPKVSAFELTEARSLFEAEAAALAAPTISSETLEKLDELLVAMADDSKSEEEISAIDREFHMTIAAASSNKAIIHVIESLWRMRMELPEVRSSHSLVCRKDGAARQAEHADVVAALRKRDAAGARLAMRRHFNRLIESMLDETEERAIVELRRQSAESRQRYLLTAKLA
- a CDS encoding TonB-dependent receptor; amino-acid sequence: MTSRNPIRARSLRAALLAGAGSTLLVAAMPATAQESPPPPDAVQEEDAIVVTGIRETIQNSINTKREETAIVDALSSDDIGDIPAISVGQAIQTITGATTHREKGDASEIALRGLGPFLSNATFNGRDATNGSGDRSVNFNQFPSELVNNIKIYKTQQASLVEGGVAGTIEIGTLRPLDFGKTRLQGEIKAQYNPYGDRITGGSGGVGWRGTLSYVDQFANDTIGIAIGAQRNDTNNPEETYAASTTWTACQAAPVVANNNCNEYTRDEYGQDLPFYLVPNAYTFRQISETDKRDAIFGAIQWQPSDTLDINLDVQYSKRTYVESRRDLNLSEGRYGLTNVVFDENGIVQSLNGISSLESNGSELSRAEQYIGGGLSVEWQPTDRLTINLDGSYSRTIRKEIERNVRLRTDPTDVNGVRTVFNNMRIPYTYSITPGSFVPTITIDPRFDLNNHNLFWDDARFRRDESKRRNEIYAGRFDAAYELDGLLKTLSAGARWSHLTYRDYDVRNGDFNLTPPIAEDRRINNLCRQAFPQTDFLSAAEGNSVNSWATFDVDCLFREYMGSEDPGLPADTRSVANRDVTERTLAGYVMAEYGGDLGAMPVRGNVGVRVVKTDVTSNGLRSDLSIVTNPDGTIRLETSGDFDTVTIKSSNTRILPSINAIFEVAPNTLVRAAGYRAMSRPNPSALGAGRTILLEDGTSFTSVEDAIRNITANGSPRLKPLMSWNADLAFEWYPNKDSLLSATVYYKQFTGGFQPVVFDEDFTIDGQSVAIPVTQSRNSPDKSRIYGLELTAATRFSFLPKPLDGLGAKLSYNYADSNFETQDIRLGDQYAPETDTVSPGIIPAANISGYSKHVLSAQAYYELGPVSLQAIYNYRSRYFQDFVGGNSQLRYVGPSETVDFRASLDLMKGVSLRFEALNIFNEPKATYMPVYGSSRQYHYYGAKYFIGMRARI